Genomic window (Aquimarina sp. BL5):
CATTTTGATTCCAAAATTCAAAAAATAGATTGTTATTTTCATTAAGCCAATCAATTATTTCTTCTTCATCCGGTTCTTCCTCAAAACAGCCTTCAAAACTTGATTTGAAGTTCTTACTAAATTCATTTCTTTTTGTTTCAATATCTTTATTCAGAAAAGGATTAAATTGCTCAATTAATTGGACAATTATAGACTTAAAATCTTCATTTGGTAAGTGAGTATATATTATTATAAATGGAACACTAGTATATTCGTTAGATTCGATCGCTTGTTTCAATATTTCAATAGTAGATTCAAAATTACCTTTTCCTTCTAACTCCCAGTCTATTACAAGAAGATCTTTATTGTTAAGCATATAATCAGGGCGCCAACTTTCTTCAATATTTTTAAAATTATAAATATCAATATCACAAGAACCATGTTCTCTAAAAGAATTGTAAAGTTTTTCGGGAATATCTTTAAATAATTGTATTTTCCGGTTATCCCTTTCAGACAATTCTTGATTTCTTTCTATTATTCCTTTCTCTGTCATATATGGTTGTTCAAACATATCATCAAGACAAACTGCAGATCTAATAGATCGTTTTATTACCTCATTTGCAATGGATTCAAAAGTCATTTTAGTAGGTTATTTAGATTTTTTAATAATAAAACAAGCTCCGTTAAGTTTATTCTTGGTGGGGTCGTTAGAAGCAAATATCTCGTAACCTATCGATTGTAAATTCTTTTTAGCTAAATATAATCCGATACCTCTACCATCCCTTTTTCTGGTAAAGAAAATAGTAAAGACATCTTCCAGGTGAGAATCATCTATAGGTTCACCTGAATTCATAATTCTAATTTCCTGATCTTCTAGTTCTATTCTTATTTTACGATCTTCAACTGGAATCAACCAATAATTTGCGTTACTGATTATATTCAAAAAAACCGGTTTTACTATGGAATCATAAGAGAAGAAGTCGTACTCTCTAAATGCATCATTTACTGAGAAATCAATTCTATATCTTTTAAAATCATTTTTAAAGAAATCTTTGATGTATTTTTCTATTTGATGTCCGTAAATTACTTCTCTTACTCTTCTACTAGTCCTATATAGAGGTTTTAATAACTTGTAATTACCTTCCATATGTTGGAAAGCATTTTTAAGCTGTTTGAAACTGAAATCTATTTCCTTATTCTTTCGAGCAAATTGATCTATTTCATTAATAGCGTCATTCATTTGAGAATACATGACATTAAATTGATGATCAATAATCTCAATGGACATACCTAATTGAGCAAGTTCTTCATAATCTTGTATTCTTTTCTCTAATTCTATATTTTGCTTTTCGTACCAACTCCTCAAAAAGTCATCATCAACATCAATCTGTAGATTAGAAACATGGGTTATAAAACCTCCAAAAGATTCCTGAATTGTAATTTTCTGCTCCTCAATAATTGATTCCAGATTCTTTATTTTCGCGGTAATGTCTTCTTTTGTATCTGAAGTATTAAGTTTAAGAGGTTCAGATTGTATTTTAAAAAGATCAATTTGTACATCTTTTTCCTCTCCCAAAGACTTATATATTCTATCAAAACCCTCACTAGAAACAGATTGAAAATTAGAAAATTGCTTTCCTAAAAATTTTATATGAGATCGGAATTTGTCATTAAATTCCAGTTTTAGATTTTCTGTATTTATACGTTCTCTTGTTTTCTCTACAATCTTAACACAGGATCGAACTCGATCCTCAGTAGCGCGATACGATTTTTGGTAAGAATGATATTCTTTTTCTTGCCTTTGGGTAACTGATACATTCTGAGGTTTTTGAAGTTTTAATGATCTTAGTTCATTCTTTTTCTCTTCTAACACACTAATCAACCCATTGTAACTGTTATAATTGATCTCTATTGCTTCTGATTCTTTGGTAATTTTGCCTTCCAATTCATCAATCTCTTTTAGGAGTTCAGGAATTTTTGTTGTGTTTTCTTTTAAGTCTTCAAGAAATGCCTTTTTTGTTTTTTTGTTTTTCTTTTTAGCTGCGTTGGATTGTTTTTTGTATTTCGATTGAATTTCAGATAGTTGTTCTTCTCGATAAGTAGAATATTCCTCGTTCTTAGAATCAACTCTCATATAGCGTTTAGCTACATCTATAAAGAATTCAATTAGATCATCTCTAAACTCCCTATAGGCTTTATTCTGAATAAATCCTTCTCGACCTGCTTTATCTCTTAAAGTGGGGTTTTTTTCTCTAGAGAGGTCAATATATCCCATAAACCTTCTATGGCTAAAGAAATAATATCCTGCACCTAAGCTTCTTCTCTTTTCAAATTCTAAAAAATCTGCTTCTGTTCTACCATAAGGTAAAACGCGAAAATCATCTCTATAAATATACAAACCACCAAAGGTTTCAAGTTTTTCATCAATAATTCTGTATTGTTCATTATTAAGCTGTGAACTTGAAATATTACCTTCAACAGATCCCCATTCAATAGCAAAAGGGCCATAAGTTGTTTTACCTGGAGGGCGGTTAGGGCGAAACGTATATTTTTCTCTTTTATTAAACACCTTGATCTCTCCCGAGAAAAAACCATTTTCATCAAACTCACCTTTTAACCAGTGGTCTGCATTTCTCATTTCTTTCTGAGTAAAGAAATCATCAATCAAGTCGTATTTACCGCTAGCATCATAAATTAAGAAATGGGTTTCAAAATCTTTATCTGGATCCTTTAAATCATTATGTAACCCACTAAGAGAAGCTCTTAAATATGTAAGAGAACTATCTCCCTTTAATTCTATTCTATCTTTATCAGAAAGCTCTAATATCTGATCATGAGGAGTTAAAGTTATAAAAGTGGTACAATGATAATTTACATCACAAAATTTGGAAATTAGTTCTTCTTCTATAAAATCAGGCAAATCAAAAGAATTCCAATCTCTTATAATATCTTCTCTATATTCTTTCTGATCTTCCCATTTTTCTTTTTTGAGATTTCCTTGAAAGGTTTTTTTAGCTTTTGATAATTCAGAATTGAATTCTTTTATCGTGTCAAAAGAAAATAATGGAATGTTTAAATCCTCTAAGAAGAAATCATAATTATCCAAAATCCGCCAATCCATTATCATAGCATTAGCTTTTTCACCTTCCTTTTTGGACAACATTAGCATCTGGCTTCCTAAATAGGATACAGATAAACGACCAATTCCTTTTTCTCCCATGGGAGTTCTCTCCTTTAAACCGAAATGAGGCTGGATTCTTTGCCCCCTAGCTTTAGAGTCAGTTCCAAGTACAAACCATCTGTTTAAAATATCAGATTCAGACATACCAAACCCGTCATCTGAAAGTAAAAAAATAGGTCTTTGATTATCCTTGTAAGAATCTAGAAAAAGCTTACAAGTTAAGTTTTTAGCATAAGCATCATAACCGTTCTTCCATAATTCAGTAATTGCCGTTGGTAAATCTGCTATTTGGCCTTTTCCAAGTAGTTCTACAGCACGTGCTTTTGCTTTGAATGTTGCCATTTATCCCATTGATTTTTTATTGATAATCCTATCTTTTCGGCTAATTTAGGGGGTACTGCATTTCCAATCATAGTAGCAATTGCTCCTTGATTAGACGAATAGAAATGGTAGTCCAGCGGAAACGACTGTAATGTCGCTCCTTCTCTTAAAGAGAGTCCTCTATCCTGTTCGGGGTGTGAATATCTTCCTGTACTTGTATATATAAAACGTGTAGTTATAGTTGGTGAAGGTTTGCTCCAAAACAATCTCCCATAAACATCATAATGACCTTTGTGGGTTTTATAGCATTCTAATTGCAATTCTTTATCATTTTCCCAAGCTTTACGCGTCCCTCCATTTTTAGGTATTTTCTTAACTCTTTTAAGGTTTAAATCAGAAAGCTTTGCAACGGAATGTTGTAATTTTGAACTATCCTTATACCCATCTTGGATAGGGGGAAACTTATTGTAATCCCCTATTACTTCCTGTACAGTTATTATTTTGCTTTTCTCCTTTTGTTCTTCTGGAAGTTTAATTTCATCAATAACTCTGGACGCGATAAGTACATATCGTCTTCTATTTTGAGGAACATCAAAATATTTGGCATTCCGAACACCGTCATCGAAAGTATACCCTTCTTTTTTCAAAGTTTTTTTGAATCTATCTATCGGACTTCCATCTTTCGTTCCTAATCCAGGAACATTTTCAATAAAAACAAAACCAGGTTTATATAATAAAACAAATTCCTTAAAGTCGTCTAACAATAACCTCCCAGCTTCCGATTTTGTTTTGTCTGATTTCAAATTAGAATAATACTGACAAGGACTACAACCTACAAATATAAGATTGTCATCATTTTCTTGTATTGGGAGTAATTCCTTTAACCTTTCTGGATGCAAACTTAATTCAGAAACATCTTCATTTATAAAAGTTGTCTTATTATTTTCCTCATAGGTTTTTTTAAACTTTGGATCGATGTCAATTCCTCCGAGTACTTTAATACCAATTTTAGAAAAACCACAAGTGACTCCACCCGCTCCACAGAAGAAATCTACTGCTTTTAATACGTTTCCTGAAAGTGTATTACTGTCTTTTGAATTCAAATAACTTGTTTTTTTAAGGAAAACTATTTAATAAAAATAGAATTAGGGGAAATTTAATATTATTTACGAAATATTTAAAATCAATTTGGGGTATAGTTTTGCAAACTTTATTAACATTTACAAAAAACACAAGTTCGGTTTTATGAATACCGAAGACACAAACAAACTTGAAACCTATATGTTTTTCAATAAATAACTATTATTTAATAACTTGAAAAATTAAAAAATTAAAATTAGTCTTACTATCAAAATAGTATCAAGACATTGAATAAATGTTGAAACTATGTTGAAACCAGCAGAGAATTAAACAGTTTCAAAACAAAATAGGAAACGTCTAAAAACAAAGAAACCCTTTGAAAATCAAAGGGTTTGCTTATGTACTCGGGACGGGACTTGAACCCGTACGTCCTAATGGACATTGGATTTTAAGTCCAACGTGTCTACCAATTCCACCACCCGAGCGTGGTATATTTCCTCAGAGCGAAAGACGAGATTTGAACTCGCGACCCTCACCTTGGCAAGGTGATGCTCTACCCCTGAGCTACTTTCGCAGTAATTTTATGAACTTCGCAATGTGTTATTGCGGATGCAAATTTAAAACATTTCTAGTAATACCAAAGTCTTTTCTAAAAAAAGAATAAAAAACTTTACACTGTAGAAGCTTTCTTCCTGGTTAACATACGTTTAATCTCATTTAATTTCATCAAAGCTTCTACCGGAGTAAGCGTATCTATGTCAATATTTACGATTTCATCCTTAATTTCTTCTAATAAAGGGTCGTCCAGATTAAAAAAACTTAATTGTAATTCATCTTCTTCTTCTTGGATTCCCTTTATTTTATCAGTTAATTCTTCACTGCTATGAGATTTCTCTAATTTCTTAAGCATCTTATTAGCTCTATGAAGCACTTGCTGAGGCATTCCTGCCATCTTAGCCACATGAATACCAAAACTATGCTCACTTCCTCCAGGAACTAATTTCCGCAGAAAAAGCACATTATCTTTCAATTCTTTTACCGCTACATTGTAGTTTTTGATTCGATCAAAAGTCTCACACATTTCATTAAGCTCATGATAATGTGTCGCAAATAACGTTTTCGGTCTTGCCGGATGTTCATGGAGAAACTCACTAATGGCCCAAGCAATAGAAATTCCATCATAAGTACTGGTTCCACGACCTATTTCATCAAGTAACACCAAGCTTCTATCCGATATATTATTTAGAATGTTTGCTGTTTCATTCATCTCTACCATAAAAGTAGACTCTCCCATAGAGATATTATCGCTCGCTCCTACTCTAGTAAATATCTTATCTACAGCTCCTATCTTCGCTTCATCTGCAGGAACAAAACTTCCCATTTGTGCTAATAAAACAATTAACGCTGTTTGTCTTAATATGGCCGACTTACCACTCATATTAGGACCTGTAATCATAATCATCTGCTGATCTTCTCTATTCAAAGAAACATCATTCGCAATATATTGTTCCCCTGGAGGTAATTGTTTCTCAATTACTGGATGACGTCCATTTTTAATTTCCAGATGATGAGAATCATCAATAATAGGACGTGTGTATTTATTTTCTTTGGCTAACTGAGTAAATGAGCACAAACAATCTAGTTGACCAATTAAAGTAGCGTTTAGCTGTACTGGTTTGATATATTCACTCATCCATACAATCAGATCACTAAACAATTGTTGTTCTAATGATAGAATTTTTTCTTCGGCTCCAAGAATTTTAGCTTCATATTCTTTTAATTCTTCAGTTATATATCTTTCAGCATTAACCAGTGTCTGCTTGCGGATCCAAGTTTCAGGAACTTTATCTTTGTGAGTATTCCTTACTTCAATATAATACCCAAAAACATTATTAGAAGCTATTTTTAGAGAAGTAATCCCTGTAGCTTCCGTTTCACGTTCCAGCATTTTATCCAGATAATCTTTACCAGAGAATGCTATAGACCGCAACTCATCTAACTCCTCCAGATATCCATCTGCTATAGTATTTCCTTTTAGAATATTTACGGGAGCCTCTTCATTAAGCGTTTCTTTAATTTTATTTCGTAACAATTCACAATCGTGAAGTGTATCTCCGATTACTTTTAATGCTTCATTATCGCTATTAGCTGCTTGCGCCTTAATCGGCACTATAGCTTCCAGGGAATTTTTTAATTGAATGATTTCTCTAGGATTTACCTTTCCAGTAGCTACTTTAGAAATCAAACGTTCTATATCCCCGATCTGCTTAATTTGATGTTGAATCTTCTGATGTAACACCCCATTATCCAAAAAGTATTGTACTACTTCATGGCGTTTTTGGATACTTGCAATATTTTTAAGCGGTAATGCCAACCATCGTTTTAAGGTACGACCTCCCATCGGAGAAATTGTTTTATCAATTACATCTATTAGCGTTACGGCATTAGCAGCATTAGGATTATACAACTCCAAATTACGAATTGTAAAACGATCCATCCATATATATTCATCCTCTGCAATACGTTGTATCGTAGTTATATGCTGCAATTTATGATGTTGTGTCTCTCCTAAATAATGAAGAATTACACCTGCGGCAATAACACCTTCCTGCAAGTGATCTACTCCGAATCCTTTTAAAGAAGTAGTTTCAAAATGAGTATTTAGCGTCTCATTTGCATAATCTGTTTTAAAGACCCAATCTTCTAAGAAAAATGTATGAAAATCATTGCCGAAATCATTCTGAAAGTTTTGCTTTTTTGGTTTAGGAATTAAAACCTCACTTGGATTAAAATTACGTAGCAACTTATCCATCTGTGCCACATCTCCTTGTGCCGTTAAGAATT
Coding sequences:
- a CDS encoding ATP-binding protein — protein: MATFKAKARAVELLGKGQIADLPTAITELWKNGYDAYAKNLTCKLFLDSYKDNQRPIFLLSDDGFGMSESDILNRWFVLGTDSKARGQRIQPHFGLKERTPMGEKGIGRLSVSYLGSQMLMLSKKEGEKANAMIMDWRILDNYDFFLEDLNIPLFSFDTIKEFNSELSKAKKTFQGNLKKEKWEDQKEYREDIIRDWNSFDLPDFIEEELISKFCDVNYHCTTFITLTPHDQILELSDKDRIELKGDSSLTYLRASLSGLHNDLKDPDKDFETHFLIYDASGKYDLIDDFFTQKEMRNADHWLKGEFDENGFFSGEIKVFNKREKYTFRPNRPPGKTTYGPFAIEWGSVEGNISSSQLNNEQYRIIDEKLETFGGLYIYRDDFRVLPYGRTEADFLEFEKRRSLGAGYYFFSHRRFMGYIDLSREKNPTLRDKAGREGFIQNKAYREFRDDLIEFFIDVAKRYMRVDSKNEEYSTYREEQLSEIQSKYKKQSNAAKKKNKKTKKAFLEDLKENTTKIPELLKEIDELEGKITKESEAIEINYNSYNGLISVLEEKKNELRSLKLQKPQNVSVTQRQEKEYHSYQKSYRATEDRVRSCVKIVEKTRERINTENLKLEFNDKFRSHIKFLGKQFSNFQSVSSEGFDRIYKSLGEEKDVQIDLFKIQSEPLKLNTSDTKEDITAKIKNLESIIEEQKITIQESFGGFITHVSNLQIDVDDDFLRSWYEKQNIELEKRIQDYEELAQLGMSIEIIDHQFNVMYSQMNDAINEIDQFARKNKEIDFSFKQLKNAFQHMEGNYKLLKPLYRTSRRVREVIYGHQIEKYIKDFFKNDFKRYRIDFSVNDAFREYDFFSYDSIVKPVFLNIISNANYWLIPVEDRKIRIELEDQEIRIMNSGEPIDDSHLEDVFTIFFTRKRDGRGIGLYLAKKNLQSIGYEIFASNDPTKNKLNGACFIIKKSK
- a CDS encoding DNA cytosine methyltransferase, with product MNSKDSNTLSGNVLKAVDFFCGAGGVTCGFSKIGIKVLGGIDIDPKFKKTYEENNKTTFINEDVSELSLHPERLKELLPIQENDDNLIFVGCSPCQYYSNLKSDKTKSEAGRLLLDDFKEFVLLYKPGFVFIENVPGLGTKDGSPIDRFKKTLKKEGYTFDDGVRNAKYFDVPQNRRRYVLIASRVIDEIKLPEEQKEKSKIITVQEVIGDYNKFPPIQDGYKDSSKLQHSVAKLSDLNLKRVKKIPKNGGTRKAWENDKELQLECYKTHKGHYDVYGRLFWSKPSPTITTRFIYTSTGRYSHPEQDRGLSLREGATLQSFPLDYHFYSSNQGAIATMIGNAVPPKLAEKIGLSIKNQWDKWQHSKQKHVL
- the mutS gene encoding DNA mismatch repair protein MutS; the protein is MKQYNAIKAKYPDALLLFRVGDFYETFGEDAIKAAAILNIVQTKRGNGSENETALAGFPHHSLNTYLPKLVKAGERVAICDQLEDPKQTKTIVKRGVTELVTPGVALNDEVLQSKTNNFLCALHYGKKELGVAFLDVSTGEFLTAQGDVAQMDKLLRNFNPSEVLIPKPKKQNFQNDFGNDFHTFFLEDWVFKTDYANETLNTHFETTSLKGFGVDHLQEGVIAAGVILHYLGETQHHKLQHITTIQRIAEDEYIWMDRFTIRNLELYNPNAANAVTLIDVIDKTISPMGGRTLKRWLALPLKNIASIQKRHEVVQYFLDNGVLHQKIQHQIKQIGDIERLISKVATGKVNPREIIQLKNSLEAIVPIKAQAANSDNEALKVIGDTLHDCELLRNKIKETLNEEAPVNILKGNTIADGYLEELDELRSIAFSGKDYLDKMLERETEATGITSLKIASNNVFGYYIEVRNTHKDKVPETWIRKQTLVNAERYITEELKEYEAKILGAEEKILSLEQQLFSDLIVWMSEYIKPVQLNATLIGQLDCLCSFTQLAKENKYTRPIIDDSHHLEIKNGRHPVIEKQLPPGEQYIANDVSLNREDQQMIMITGPNMSGKSAILRQTALIVLLAQMGSFVPADEAKIGAVDKIFTRVGASDNISMGESTFMVEMNETANILNNISDRSLVLLDEIGRGTSTYDGISIAWAISEFLHEHPARPKTLFATHYHELNEMCETFDRIKNYNVAVKELKDNVLFLRKLVPGGSEHSFGIHVAKMAGMPQQVLHRANKMLKKLEKSHSSEELTDKIKGIQEEEDELQLSFFNLDDPLLEEIKDEIVNIDIDTLTPVEALMKLNEIKRMLTRKKASTV